In Calliopsis andreniformis isolate RMS-2024a chromosome 6, iyCalAndr_principal, whole genome shotgun sequence, the genomic window ACATAGTTAAGACTCTTGTCGTAACTTTTCTTGTAATAAAATCATTGTACGTAAACCTTTCTATCCATGCGATTATTGTACCATGTCGCTAATAACTGAATCGTTAATGTgacgataaatttaaaaaaaattttaattttgaaattaaacGTATATATTTGGAAGATAATAATAGAATTAATGCTTTAAGCCATAAAACACTTATAATTTTTACGATTGATACAATCTTTTGCATAAGCTGTTAAGATGTATTGATTGTTCCAtagtacagggtgttcgacaacaggtgttagaaattttaaggggtgatgctATATGACAAAATAGGACAAAAATCAAGCATAACAAAATTGTGTTTAAAGCTTCGTTTGGGAGTTATTAATTAGTTGGGGGGAAAAAACAACGCCTAAAATACGCGTAAAATGTATTGATTTGAAACTTATTTGAAACTGACAAACAGAAATTACAAAGAGGAACTTACAAAGATTCCCAAAAATTCCCAAAAATTCCCAAAAATGTCCGAGATTTTCGAAAATTCCCAGGTTTCCCGAAAATATCCGGGTTTTTCATTCTGGTGATCAGATTTTAAGGATTCTAGTAATTAGCTTGTTTTCCTATATTTCGTTGAGCATTCTTGGAAATCCCGAACCTTCTCAGGAATTTCAGACATTTCCGGGATCCTACACACCCCTTGTTCTGGGTTAGTTGGCCATAGAGCTGGCCACCTATTTTGGGAGGTCTACTTCTAGAAAGTCCTGAGTATTTTCTCTCTCCGGGTCGTTCGTCTCAAAATGGGTAAATGTAAATAGGTGGAGTAACAAAAAATGAGCGCGAATGAGATATTAATACCTGACACAAGCTAAAATAATGAGTAAATGGTCTGGATAGGGAGGGTACGTTTATTTTAAATTCGTAATGTTGGAGATACTTGGTGAAGCCACTTCCGAAAACTGGTGGGGAAATTCCGCCCAACTAAATCGGAGCCATTGTAACAGCGAAGTCggtagaataagcctcaagtCAGGTACGTTTCTCGTAAATTTTAAGCGctttttcaaaaattaataattctgaaacaagACTTCAAACGCATTTTGATCATTattaattttcgttttatttcaaaataaaatatatttatatttaaaaagttttgacatctgttgtcaaacacctcgtatatttataataaaaaactATTAAGCAAAGATAAAATTTATGTTATTGTGCTGtagtaaaaatgaaaatattgggATTGTTGTAAATTTTTACAAACGTGTATATGAGAACAATATTAAGTAACACTTGTGTTTTATAGTTAAATTACATTGTTCTAAAAGAACTACAGCTGTGAATAAATCCGAAAGAGTTTGAAATTACTAAAACAGAGAATAATTTTTGTCTTACTTACTCTACCTATTCCTGGTAATGTGTCGATCCAGCACATCGTTAAAATACCAAAAAATGCGATTAAATGAATGTAGAACAAAGTTTCGAGAATGGGAGGTTTTGGAATATGTTTCGGCTTGATTGTAGGGTCAGGATCTGTTACATGCAATAGCCTGCCACCCTCTTCTTCAGACCCACGTCGCCGAATATCCCTAGAGGACACTAAACGTGACACCGTGTACAGAAAAGAGTTTTGCTGATTTGCCATTATTTGACACATATTTTGTTGCTGGAACGGAAAAGGACACGTTATCCCAGAAATAAATGAatggtaaagatgcaacatttgacTTCTTTGTTAATTCGTAGTTGTATTCTTACCTCTGTGATATAGTGGCCTTCAAGTAGCGTGAAGAACATTGCGAATGCAGCTAAAGCGCCAACGTAGACAAATGTCCAAATGGCTTTAACTCCCCAAGTACCTCTGACTGAGGTGGTGTGAGCGGCAACTTCTCTTCCTCTGCAACGAAACTCGTCACAGAGTCCATAGTCGACGCTTATGAACAAACCTACTATAATCGTGGTACTTGAGAAGATTCGTTGCAAGCTCATCACTGTAACAAACATTTAATATTATACCTTTTAATGTTAATCCTTCATAAAAAAATATCAGAGTCATTGCGTGATGCGAAATCACTTCTGATTTTCAATGTTGGCTACTGAAAATGCACCACCTTACAAATGTCAATGCTCTTGGTTTAACTGTCACATGAGAAGTAATCATCTGTGTAATGTTGGTTATTAAAGatcaaattttctttttttcactTGAAATTTTGATATATACAAGTTAGATATACTTAATTATTACATgtgtaattactttcacattcaacaaataatatttttagcGACTGTTGCTATTTTATTGGCCACTACTGTACAAAACATTTAACTagcaaaaatgaaaattgaaaggAATGTTGTTTTGTAGTTATTTATAGAAACAAAAGTCCAGTttaatgaaaataatcataattttcatttaaatgATTAGAAATTAGTAAATCTTGATTGACCATGTAATTTACTTTTTCGACAGAAGAAGAAGTAGTAGACCAGGGAGAACACCAGAGTAATGCCTTTAATCGGATCCTGAAGGTGACACAGTACTCTGTTCTTGTCCAAAGCGAGAGTTGCGAGGATGCCAGAGAAAGCATAAATACAGCTTACTTTGAGTAAGGCGCATCTAGGTATTTTGATTCGCATACTGTTAGGAATCAGAGCCGGTGGTGGCGACACCCTTCCTGCGATGAAGCATATAATTCCCAAAATGCAAGTTGAGAAAAAGGCAGTGAAAAGGAGTCCTGCGGATATAAAAAGTGATTAAGTCATTAAATGATCATTTTTTGAATTAATATAGATTGTGAAAAGTAAAGTTTCTGCATTACAACTACATACACTACTGTCTATTGTCTACAAATATTTAGATACTTGGTGAAACATTATAAAAGTAATCATTTTTTGAATTAATATAGATTGTGAAAAATAAAGTTTCTGCATTACAACTACATACACTACTATCTATTGTCTACAAATATTTGGATACTTGGTGAAACATTATCATATTTCACATAGTTCTACGtgattttttaaaaactatAGCTATTTTTTCAACATACTAATATCATGCCGGTTGCCACTGTGTTGATAAAAGTTTCCATAAATGGATGACATCGATGTCTAGAAGAACTAATATAAGTTATTTGTAAAAATCGTTCCAAcaaatgacgaatattattaaataCGTTGTTCATATATTAACTCTTTCTCATAAGAGCACTCAGAGGTATGGGTAGTAGGTACTATATATGGTAGGTTAGTAGGTACTATATATGGCTGGTTGGTCGAAATTGGAAGTTGGAACAGTACTTGTATCCATCTTTATCGTCGCTACGGACACCGATTATTAAATTTGACCGATTCTGCCAAATAATGAAAGTTCatgtgacccaattttataatTGTATTCGAATAGGCAATCTTATTTCATCATGATTAATTAAATCCACATTTCTTCCGTGTGTCAACCTAAGAGCTGTAAACAGTAGTAGTGTTTCTATCTCTTAGTTCTCAACCGCAATGGTAAGAGCCTGGCCACACGAGTACTGACGGACGATTGTAGGTGTGTCTTTTTCAATTGAGAAAACAAGGAAAGATATACAACGGACGTCGTAACATTCGTTATATCAACGCTCGTGTGACCGGACTCTAAAAGTACCTTGCTGGAAGATCTCCGACAGGAAAGGGTTAATGTGAGAGATGTGTAAAAACCTAAGATTACGGATCCTGGGTAGGTCATGAATTTTTTTCGGAATCCCAAATGTTTCCAATGTTTAAGTTGGGAATCCGAAAGTTatgtaattattataaatatagtaGTTTTTCAGCATCATGTATTGTGCAAGTTTGTGTGTTAAACCTGACTAAGAGATTGCAAAGAAGTATCATACAGAATGCTCCAGGTGGTACACGTGTAAAAGGGTTATTCTATATGaagaaataaatcgaaaatatagaataaaattttttaatatcatgtttcgttttcgagaaaattgactttgaattttaacaGAATATGAGCGCACCGAAGTAGTTTTAGGCATTTAAGGGGTAAATGAAGAAAGGGGAACGTTTCTAGCATACCTACTGTAGAAACGTCAATGATCAGATGGTGAGTGTTCTCCTTAGTGAGTATTCTCCAGAATAGTCTAAACTGTACTTTCATACGTTTGTACTCGATTATAATTTAAACTAAATTTTCTCAAAAAGGAAGCACGATATTTACACGTATAATCACTATCTTTCTACGTGAACCACCAGTTCTGAGACACCTTATATTTATGTGGTTACAACCCAATTCAAATTGAGAGTTAGTTACCCATTTCGAGTACCTACACACTACACATCTCTAATGAATATTTGAGTGACTTATCCGGATAGCACTTTTCCGagaaacttttttctttctggGTATCCCAGTACCAGGGTACATATTTCGGATATTAACAGTTGCAATTGTTAGTTATCATATTACTGATAAGATTCTGAACATACTACTTGTATCAATTCTTCTAGACATTAATATTATTTAGCGTGATAATTCGTTTAGAGAAACTTTCATTGAAATGAAAATATAACCTTTATAGGGCAAAGCTGAGCAAAACAGGATATGTACTTAAAAATTGACGCTTTGTCCTCGGCCATATAGACTGATTATAGTTTGACAATATAAAATGTATTGTAGAATTGGTAATAAAAATCAGTCTGTGCCACAACTAACATGATTTATATTAAATTAAGAAGTTATATCTATTACGTACAACACCTTGTAGACGTAGAGTAACTTTTCATTGTGAATTCATTCGATGTTATTGACAAAATAGAATCCTAATCTTCAGTTAATATGATACTAATACCGAGAATAATTGGATAAAGCAATATATGTATGAAATGTGAAATGTAAATATAGACTTGATAATGCAAATGAAGGCTGATTGAAATTTTCACTATTATTTGCCTAAAATTCAGATAAATTTTGCAAAAATCACAAAAAATTCATTAaactgaaattatttttttttatttatgacaTTTGCACTACATATAAACGATATAATCATAGTTATAAGTTACATGGCAGCATATTTTTATCTATAGTACTAACTATCCCGTTTTGGCCTATTTTTCCCTACGTTATTGCAAAAGAAGGAAATACAAAATGGAGCAACTAAAACAAGTCACATACATAACTCGCTTGTTGTTCACGATAGACAAAAATTTGTCAGACAAAATTTATCTGCTTGGTTTTGAGAGAGAATTTAATCTGCGTtactaatttttttatattatattcctTTTTCAAGATGCAATCTAGTTTTTAATAAATGACTTAATGCAGTTCGTCATTTTTTACAAAAAAGTATAGAGACACatatacaaaaatattagtTTATGGGATATTTTAATTTAGACatgatgtatttttttcttcaagaCAATAAAGGATAATAAGGTGAGTTCAGTTCTATCATTTCATTTACGGCTTTcttaaaaaatgtgaaaattaaAGCAACTAACTTTTTACTAATTGTAGTATGGAGTATATTGTAAAAGATAATTCATATCAATATTACATGCAATATAAAACGATTTATGGAATAGTATCCGATTCGTTTTATTATTCTCAACCATTTCGTAGGAAAAAGTACGTGAAATAAAAATATCTTCTAAATGAATGGTGTTTTGACATAAGTGGCTTaataatgtcgtggattgactaCAACTCTAtttaatgttttaaaaataGCACAGATACAGTAAAAGTGTGTTTAAAAGCTTGAATGTGAAATTTTACTCAGACGCTTAACTTACGGACTAATATGAGAACTCATTTAGGTCAATTTGTAGTACTTCGAAATACACctgttacattttttattttgttgtcCTGTAGTATCAAAATATATTGATTTTCAGCTCTAGGTTAATCAACATATAGTTCACCGTGAGAGAAACAATAAGAAATCGGCTGCCATTCAATGCGCGACGCGTGGATCGGAGTTCTGGGTCTGAGATATTTGCATTTTCTGCATATATGAATGTTCCTCTCTTAAAAGAGTGTTACGCTATAAGATATAGCCTATGTTACtcagtaaaaaataattttctaaagAATGAACAAATTTTCCAAATCGGTTCAGTAGTTTCAGAATTTACCCTGAGAAACCAAAGTAACTTTACCTTTTTAtacataatataattattattagtataatAGTATGGATGATGAACTATATCGAATGATATATTAGAAAATATGATTCCATTTACAAAAAAAATCGACTTACATATGCCCTCTACACCTCTActtataaaacaattattggTATCGGATTGTATCCCTTTCGAAACCAAGCAAGTTttctttgaaaaattatttcctATCGTCAACACTAAACGAGTTATTGAGGTGACTTGTTTTAGTTGCCCGATTTCGTATAGTATTTAAAATAGTGTAGAttacaataaaattaatttccaaTAGTAAAGAAAACAAAGATGTTCAAACACTAATAATAAATATTGCGTTAAATCATAAAAGCGTCTATGCTAGTTAAGTTTAATTAACATTACTTGTCATTTTCTATAACAGATACCTGTGTAAGCGTTGGAAACGGTGCTGATGCTTTCGAGATAAAGAGGATAGCTGATAATCAAAAAAGTAATGGACACAATGACAGTCAGGAGGGTGGCGATGAAGCAGATTTTTTGCCAAGTCGCCCTATTCGTATCGAACAGCTTATCAGTGGTTTGATAAGCGACATATGGCGATTCCTCCGTGTCGGTATACTCTTCGATTTCGACATCGCTTCCTGTGCACCGAAGCTCTTCCTGCTCCTCGTCGTCAACCATCGCCGAAACACAACCAGCCAGACCCGCCATTCTTTATGTCTTGCTCTCGTGCTGTTTGGgaatgaatattaaatataatcTATAAGCAATCTGAATTATAATAGTTTCCAAATATGTGCATATAAATGATTTAAGATAAAATACGGTCAACCTCCGTTTAATATTCGTAGGGAAGTTCTCCTAGTGACGAACACTTAAGGTTTTTCTTCAATAAATAAAGAGAAATAATACTCTCCATTCTGCATTATTTATAAGTTAACAATATTAGGAATCAAAATAAAGCATTGAAATGACTAACTCTATTAAAATGGTGAATTTAACGTCATACTTCGGTACAAGTATAACGTTGAGTGTTAGTAGATCATTAAGTGACACCTAGTACCGGACACCGTAAAAGTTACTAAGATAATTCAGAACAGCTTCAAAACAGTTTACAAGCGTTAGGATTTCAGTTTTGGCAGCTTGAACCCTGAATCCAGACTTCTTCATTGGTTTTGAAACTGTACAGGTAATCATCGTGTTTGTATCTTCCGGCTTTAGTGTTCTGGTCTTCTTAAGCTTATTTCCTTTTTTTCTGCTCTTTAATTccttttttattcttcttttcttcaaCCAATAATTTATGAGGAGATGAAATGAGAATTTCACTTTTCTCATATTATTTGTCCTTGCTTCAGTTAGCTTCATTtcagcatcgtgtaacagggacAATTTACAAATGTTTTGGTAAATATTAGAGACAGAACTAGTAGATGGTTGCACGCCTAATGTCTTTTTATCTATGTATCGTTTTAGGCGCATTAGGTGCTTAAGGTGTCTCCAATGtagaattcattttatacatacaACTGTTACTTTCATTCCCTGTTATTTTCATTATTACTATTGATGTTGCTTAGTTATATCTTTTATAAATACAAATAGGAATACACAAGATTGAGATCTGTTCTATCCAGTAATAGGAACAAACATTCTGTTCGGAACCAGGGTATAGTTAACTGACGATGAGTTAAcctattaacaatttttttcgtAAAAATCAGTGCACTGTGTACACAAAATACGAAGGTGATTAAAAAACTACTTACTAACAGATATACTACTTCAAATTATACGTCTTTTAGCTAAGAAAATTGGTAGATGTAAtagtttataatttttatgatgtACCTGTTCTTCGACAAACAGAACAATCAGTCGATCTCCTTAGCTCTACACATGCGACTTTTGCGGTTTGGTTGTTTTACCGTGTTTGACTTTTTAAATATGTAGCTAATGTATAGTATTAGGTTTGTCTGACGCAAGGGAACTTCCCTATAACATAGTTTCGATCTAGCATGGTTAAAGGACAGAGAAAACTTAAACAAATTTAATGGTACATCGTGTTGAAGAAGAAACAAATTAGAAtgcattatttaatattaatctataatatatttttctaattattgACACGTTATAACAAATATTTTTGCATCTGATACTCTTGAAATAAATATCTATGTTTTTATGTGAACCTACTAGTTTTTAGAGATTACTTATAAATAAACAAGTGGAATGagattttgcagtaataatgaaGATGGGAAAGGAAACTGTGATAACAGGTATCAacgtaacagtttttatatatgtttataagaaatgtttaataCTTTCATTCAATTTTCGTTCACTTAATTCAGTTTTTACTTTTTTAAAGTTTCaggtaataagaaataaacaaatttttcaGTAGTAGGAAACAAATGCTATTAAAAATTGTAGTAttactatttttaaataaagctaAACTGTAAAATATACATCTTTTACATGCCTTCTGCATTTGGAAATGAATTTTTTGTgtagatataaaatatatagaaaaTGTACATATTGTATCATAAAATGAATTGCAAAACCAGGATGATCAAATAAAGCGAGAGAAAAAATGTTACCTATGGGGAAAGGCAATTTCGCtacgaatttatttatttaattatttgcaataaaaatatgtgCTCAAGGATCTTCATTTTTCACCCAGTTTcaccaataaataaaaaaattatagctgaGACGGAATTTTGTTTTATGATCCAATgcttttatatttcaaatatttaactatAACATCGTATTTTTCGAATCGTTATTTCATTTtacgaaaagaagaaaaaatacagTCATTTCCAAAGTATACATTTTATTAGATAAACGATAACAGTGACGAATAGTGAGCACACGGTTCATGAATGTTTTTTAGAGAACGTTGTAATCTCGCTATTGCTCTGTAAATAAAACGAAATATTTTTCGTTTGGGCATGGAAAATTAGGTTTGCTCTGTTGGGTTCGATCATTTTATTTCTATTGACACAGAAATTTCTAGCATGAAACGTGCACGAAATTTCCCGATTTTGATGCACCGATAAGGGAATAACTAGTTATCTAATCTCTCGAGGGCAAAAAGTGTACATGTAACACGGTCGTTAATCGTACTCTCACAAggacgaaataaaaaaatagaaaacgagAATAGAAATGAGCACAGCACCTGAGTGGAATTGCATCGCGTGGTTCTCGCGGCTGCAAAAAGCTTCCACCGTGTTACCTCATGAATTTTAATCATGAACTTGATGTGTTCTTTAATATCAAAAAGCCACTTCCTCAaataatcgtattttatacaaaaaaaaCTTCAAAATTCGAACAGATTGATGCTTTTCTagttatatgtacatacattttaACATATATAAAATCAAACAAAAACATAACAAGAAATTAAACGGAATTGTGTAGAAACTATTTCACCAATGAATACGACATATTGCATTTGTTAAGGTTTTTTAACTTTTTGGgaaatttttgttaaaaaatcagaaaattattttgtattgagcTTTCGCGCATATATTtactaatatttaataatttaaggTTATCTTTTTCAAGCGAAGATAGTTATAATGGTACGAGCTATATGCTTCTGTACAACGTCCCTCTCAATGTCATTGAATGACACGATTCCAGCCGTCCTATTAGTCTAAAACAAATCAGTAGGGGAATATCGTACAGAACCGAGTACGCGGGTCATATCAGGTATCACTGTTTTTCTAAGAAAAGGGCTGCAATGTGTCATAAACGCTAAGTGTTACATATTTGGTTGGATCCTCGACGGTATGAGATCAGCCACAGACCAGAGAGTATCATAGTTTTTCCTTGAGaatgatttgaaaatttaaaactgtAAAGTTTTACTGTTGTCTTGCTAAATTAATTCTGTCAGCATTTGGATACAAAAAATCCATCACAGTAAGTATTGCATCTttacagacacatttcacgcgaattttagacgtttttgcATCAATTAATGACTCTAGAATAAAACCCCAGGCGTAATTTCGTTATTCAtgattttcgttctattttgaCATTTAGAAtcaacccttaaaatttctgatatctgttgtcgaacactctaTACATATATTACACGTTATCGAATTTACTTTCTTTGAGTCCCAAGAAGAGAGTGAGAATTTTCCCAATTTTTCAAGCCAGATTTGTGTCTGCTTCCTTTTGGGATTCTTTTGTAACTCAATTATTGGATCAAAAAATTGGAGCCAACTAACCCCTTTCTTTATGAAAATAGCTATGCGATAATCATAAACATGTTTTGCAagtgtttttaaaataaattctaattaaaattaaaaataaagttaATATGA contains:
- the LOC143180940 gene encoding uncharacterized protein LOC143180940, which gives rise to MAGLAGCVSAMVDDEEQEELRCTGSDVEIEEYTDTEESPYVAYQTTDKLFDTNRATWQKICFIATLLTVIVSITFLIISYPLYLESISTVSNAYTGLLFTAFFSTCILGIICFIAGRVSPPPALIPNSMRIKIPRCALLKVSCIYAFSGILATLALDKNRVLCHLQDPIKGITLVFSLVYYFFFCRKMMSLQRIFSSTTIIVGLFISVDYGLCDEFRCRGREVAAHTTSVRGTWGVKAIWTFVYVGALAAFAMFFTLLEGHYITEQQNMCQIMANQQNSFLYTVSRLVSSRDIRRRGSEEEGGRLLHVTDPDPTIKPKHIPKPPILETLFYIHLIAFFGILTMCWIDTLPGIGRGLSPADLYKTVELGLTCHFKNSDSCSNVAIHGWSFLVAYIVFSISALNFLSMSESAVFTIATATVSLPLSGIWWSIYKMDIGANGGFIAWSPTVTGELICALLGLPVVLLGLGLLVRSHFRDTQPCYLTMQPPDVQCEPSQR